TCCGCCCTCCGCCGCAGTGCTCCGTCGTTGTTCGGCGGCTCTGCTTCTAGTAAAGACGATCACGGAGGTTAATCCGTTCTAAAACTCTAACCCTTGTTTGAGTTTGTTTGTATTGATTTGAAATTAGTGAGGAAAAAATTGAAGTGTTAGTGCTGGAAATGATTTTCGAGCTCGGATTCATGTTTGTGATTAAATGAGAAAATGTAGTATTATTATGTGCGAGAATTGATGTTTGATTTGGTTGTTGTGTTGAATAGTGCCGGGAAGAGTTAGAGTGGCTGTGAGACTGAGGCCGAGAAATGCGGAGGAGTCGGCAGCCGATGCTGATTTTGCGGATTGTGTGGAGTTGCAGCCGGAGGTGGGTTAGGTTGATTTGTTGCATTGCTGTTTTGAAAGTCTAGTTTGCAATGCCGGTGGTGTATGTATGGGTTTAAGTTTTTGGGTTGGATTTTGAGATTGTGGTGCGAGTAAACTTAGTACAGTAATGATGGTTTGATGTTTGTGTTCAGCTTAAAAGGTTGAAGCTTCGGAAGAACAATTGGGACACTGACACCTATGAGTTTGATGAAGTGCTTACTGAATATGCATCGCAGAAGCGCGTCTATGAAGTTGTTGCTAAGCCTGTTGTGGAGGTTTGTATTGTGGGCTCGTGTGATATTTTCCTATAACCTCTTATGTGACATTGTGCAGCAACTCATTGCTTTTTTTATTTTTATCTTATAGAGTGTTTTAGATGGTTACAATGGGACCGTGATGGCTTATGGTCAGACGGGTACGGGGAAAACATTTACTCTGGGACGACTAGGGGAAGAAGATACATCTGATCGCGGGATCATGGTTCGTTCAATGGAGGACATTTTGGCTGATATATCCTTAGAGAATGATTCTGTCTCTGTCTCGTATCTGCAGGTCTGATTTTTCTACTTCTCAACATATTTACTTTTCTATATTCAAAGTTTATTTTTTATTGTTCAGAAAATTTAATGTTGATTCCCACCCCAAAATGTGTAGCTTTATATGGAAACCCTCCAAGACCTACTGGATCCAGCAAATGATAATATTCCCATTGTTGAAGATCCAAAAACTGGAGATGTTTCTGTACCTAAGGCAACTGTTGTAGATATCAAGGACCAGTTAAGTTTCCTGGAGCTGCTAAGAGTTGGTGAAGCTCATCGTATTGCTGCTAATACAAAGTTGAATACTGAATCTTCTCGCAGTCATGCCATTCTCATGGTAAATAATTGACTAGCTATTGTCTATATGCTTTTGTTGTACATATCATTAGTATTTTTAATCTGATGGATGAAAAAGTATCATAGCTTCTTGCCAGTGAACTGTTTGAATATCTTTGACTCAATAATTGGAACATTGATGCTTATAATTTCCTTAGTGCAGGTAAATGTTAAGAGGTGTGTAATGGGAAGTGAAGATCACGTTTCGATTGAAAACGGTGATTCTTCTCACTTGACCAAGCCTTCTAGACCACTTGTCCGGAAAAGCAAACTTGTTGTTGTAGATTTGGCAGGTTCGGAACGCATCCAGAAATCAGGTGGATATCCAACTTGTGATCTGCCAATCTTTTAAAATTTTAAAGATTAAGGTGTTTGTCAGTCTGTATATTGCATGTCCTTATGTATATGTGTATTTCTACAAGTCAATCTCATGATCTGCTTCTCCATATCTTTATATTATGGTCTTTTGCTTGCCACCTGCTGGAGCCTGGAGGTGGGGTGCAAAGTTTAGCTGCTCAGTAACCTGCTTAATAAGTTGCATGGCTAAGATCCCGATAGTTTTATAGTTAGGCATCATTTTCCACTGTTCAGCGCAATTGCTTCAGTATCTGATGCGTCTTTTATTTTGGTCGTTGGTGCAGGAAGTGAGGGACATATGTTAGAGGAAGCCAAGTGTATCAATCTATCTCTTAGTGCATTAGGGAAGTGTATTAATTCTCTAGCAGAGAATAGTAGTCATGTACCATTTCGTGATTCAAAGCTTACAAGATTGCTTAGAGATTCATTTGGTGGTAAGAACCAAGATGTCTTTTTTATCTCTGCAAACCTGATCTCAGCAGAGTAATGAAAAAGAAAAAAGAAAAAAAGCATTTGCTCAGTCTCTCTTTTTTTCTTTCACAGGATCAGCGAGGACCTCACTAATTGTTACCATTGGTCCTTCTCCACGCCATCGAGGAGAGACTTCAAGTACCATACTATTTGGGCAAAGGGTTAGTTATAATATTTACGAGTGCGAGTTGCTGTTATGAGTTATGCTCTCGATATAAGAATACCAATATAAAGTTCTTTGATTTTTAACAGTTAATTAGATAGGCTCCTATTAATCTTTTTTATGAAACATGAACCATTGGTATTTTTGGTAGTCATGCATTCTGTAGAACATTAGAAAGCTACTGTTGTTTGTTATTAATTCTTTTACGAACAGAAAAGCAAAAATGACTATATGGATTTGCAATTTTCATTAAGTTCCTGTCTTGTCTGTACAAGCAGTCCTTTTTCTAGTAATAACCTGGAAATTTGTACATAGTTAGCATTTTTCGATTCTTTGAATATCATTGGATGTGCGATTTCATTGTTGGCAGGCCATGAAGGTGGAAAATATGTTGAAAATAAAGGAAGAGTTTGATTACAAAAGTTTGTCGAGAAAGCTTGAAATACAAGTGGATATGCTTATTGCACAAAGTGAACGGCAGAATAAAACTTTACAGGATGAAGTTGAAAGACTAAATCTAGAAGCAGAAAAACGTATTTCGGAGGTTGAAAGAAACTTTGCCGATGCATTAGAGGTTTGTGGAGTCATTTCTAATGCAGATTACAACTGTCTCTTTAAGTATTAGAACTTTTTTTTTTTCCTTGAAGTATAGAGTTCTTTTGGAACTCTCTTGGTAGAAATGGTACTGCTCTTTGTATTTTTTTTATCTCTGAGTAATGTTCTTCAACAAGTCATCCAAACCTTAATAACTGCTCTAAAAGGATTCTCTCGGATTCCATGCTTGTTTCACAAATAGTTTTTGATTCGTTAATTACTTTGTCTCTGGTGTTTAGAGTTTATTAAGTATTTTCTCTGTCTCTGTAGAAGGAGAGGCGAAAATGCCAGATGGATTATATGGAAGCTGTTAAGAAGCTTGAGGAGAAGTTGGTATCAAATCAGAAGCAAGACCATGAGGGCATGGCCAATGGTAAACGCAGTGGAGAGGTGATATTTCGAAGAATTATTATGTGTTATGATATGTTTTCTTGAGAGACAGTTTTATTCAAGCAACAAGTTCTGTGTTGAGTGTGGTTTTTAGTGTCTTCACTTGTTGGCATCATCATCAGTTGGGACTCGTTTATACTTTCCTTTATTATGCATAGGGATTTATAATTTCTCTCTTTGTCATATGGAATCTATGAATATTCAATGTGCATTTCTTCAGAAGTTTGTAGCGTTGGTGCATGACCATCCAAATTATTCTAAAACACATAATTTTCTGGAGGTTTTATCCATCCAATTATTTGGTCCTTTGCTAAGAAACCCATATCAATTGTCCTACAGAAAGAATACAATAATATAAATCCACATTCATGCATTTTGATCTATGTTGGAATACCAGCTCGTCTGTTGGATATAATTTTGTTTCATGCTTCATATTTAACTTCTTGTTCCACAATTTGGTGTATTGACAAACACTCTAGTGCCTAATTTATTGGATTATCTAGGGTGTTTTTTGGTCTAGGGAACATATTTCCTGCTTTCTTTTATTTATAACATCACAGACCTTGAACTGTTTCCGGACCCATTCCTATGGCCATTCCTTCAATACTTCTGGCAAGAATTGTATGGGAGTCGTCATCGGAGGGATGTCCCAAATGACCGTCTCATTGAGCTTTCGGCTCTCAGATGCTACCGGGTTACCTTGTTATAGCACAAGATCTGCCTCTTGGCTTATGTCGAGTTATTGATATTTGTCTATTTATATATGATTATTAAGTATTATTATTATTTATTTATTTATTTTTAATTTTGCTATTACTAGTATTTTTTAGTAAAAACAGAAAAAGACCTGTGTTATGGATTTCTTTATTTTTCTTCATGTAAACATGATTAAAGTTGGGCCAAATTAAATTGGACTTGATGAACATTGGAACTTATAAACTGGATTCTCTTTCCTGTTCTCTTTATAAACACAGCTGATGCTCTGATGCTTAACCTTACCATCACCTCAAGCACTTGTCCCTCTACTGCTACATTTTCTCTAAACCCTTGTTTCAGTAAGAATAAGACTGCTAGTAATAATAATATATGTTTGTACTAGAATCGTCGGTTTACTTGATGTTGGTTGGTCTGGTTTTTGGGATATGTAGATCTGTGGATGTGACATATATGGGATTTGGCATGTGACAAGATATCATCTCATCATCTTGTGGATTGCCTTTCAGGAAGCGAGTGCGGTGCAGGAGTTGCTCCGAAAAGAAACTCAACTTCGAAAGGAAGCTGAAAAGGAGGTGGAAAATCTTAAAAGTCAACTGGCGCTATTTACACAATCAGAAGTATGTATTTCTTCCCTAAACTAGCATCATCTGGTTTATAGGTTTATTTCATTTCTAAGCATGGAACTAATGTTAGGTTTGGTATTTGTTTTGGTATACTAGGCAGGTGGAACTGCAGAGATTGTAAGGGTTCACAAAATGTTAGAAGAGGAGGCCCAGCATAAGAAGAAACTTGAAGAAGAAATTGTTGTATTACGTAGTCAGCTATTGCAATTGAATTTTGAAGCTGAACAGGTAAGCAATTTATAGAAGTTTGAATAAAAGCTATTTGGTCCTACTTTACTAGTATGGGGTTTTGCAATCTGTACGTAGACCCTACAGTGACTTCTGCCTTCAATCCAATAGCAGAAGTCATTGAGATTTTACTGTCACAAATATAAAAGTTGATGGTTTAGGGTTGCCAAGGTCTAAAGATTTACCCAATATCTGTGTGAAGTTTCTGTTTTTGACAACTGATACTATGTAAAAGTGCACAAAATCTCTTGTTCTAGTACATTTTAGTTGTTTTTACACAATTTCCATCAATATCGGGATTTTGTTCATTTATTTGTTAATGTCTGTGTATCAGATCTTCAATATATTATTTTATTGAATCCTTCTTTTATTGCCTATATCTTGTTATCCATTCTACTAGGATTATCTATGTCATTATATCACAACCAAGATAAAATGTGTCAAAGATTGTGAACAAAAGGGGCATATTTTTCCAAGAATTGCTTTCTTAGTGTCTGTATGTAAGGGAACTATGTTGCTTTTTTTAGGAAACTTTTTTAGGAAACTAAGTGAATAGTTTGGGTTGAAAACCACATATTTGTAATTAGCCTTTAGAATGATCAAAATTTGTTTTGCAGAATCTGATCTCGTTTTTTGCATTTGTAGATGAGGAGCTGTTTTGATAGAGCCGGGCCTGCAAATGGGTATAGTAGTGCAGATTCTTCTATGTCTTCAGTAAGGCATTCATATCCCAGAGACGTTGGGAATGGACCAAAGGCACCTGTTTCCACACTCTTTGAACAAGGTGGTACTAAATATATGTAAAGTACAATATTGCCAGCACATTTCAATCCAGTCATCTCTCATACATGTTTTTTGTCTTTCAATACAACAGTTGGATTGCAAAAGATTTTGTCGTTACTGGAGTCAGAAGATGCTAATGTGCGTATTCATGCTGTAAAAGTAGTGGCCAACCTAGCAGCTGAAGGTGGGTAGATCTCTCTGCCATGTGCTTCTTATGTTTCCGAGTACCACATAGATCCAATTTCCTGCTGCTGCTGCTTGTTTTTTTTTTTTTTTCCAAATCATCAAGATTAGGTGCTTATCTTTACTATACAGCTGATATGTTTAGTTTCAGTATTGTCATCCTGTTCAAATATATAAGGTTCCTTGGAAAGCTGAGCCAGTAGCTTAATTGCTACCCTATTGCTTTTATATTCATGGTTCTACAGTTATGGAAAATTACAGAAAAGTAAATGCTTGCTTGGTTGAAAAGTAAGTTGTGCGTTGTACACTCAGGTTTATCGTTGGTGTGGTTGTACTACTTAGCAAAGACACAATACCTCCACATAGCTATATTTTTTGTTATATTTATTAGTTTATTATTACATCTATATGTGCTTGTATTGCCGGTTGCTGCTACTGAGTAAGCAATTGGCAGTATTCTACTGCAAATGCTTTTCTTTAGGCTCTGAAAGCAGTGAAACATTGTTGGCTACCTAAGTTAATCTTCTGAGTTGCATCTTTAATTTCCTTATCCAAATACATTTGGGTCCTAGGTTTTTATATATTAGTTCTTGCAAAAAAAATATTATATAATAGTGATGATTTGGTGGACAATAAGATATCAGTGTGGTTAGAAACCGACTGATATAACTAATCCATTACTTGACTGTGTGGTTTACAAAATCAGGAGTGCAAATTTCAGTTCTCTATTATATAGTCGTATACTTTTTCCTTCTCAATAGATATATTTTTTTTTTTGTGTTTGTAC
Above is a window of Fragaria vesca subsp. vesca linkage group LG7, FraVesHawaii_1.0, whole genome shotgun sequence DNA encoding:
- the LOC101315275 gene encoding armadillo repeat-containing kinesin-like protein 2-like, which produces MAYRNGVAAKGAVKLDRPVGFRTSSSFKSKLPPSPSPGSALRRSAPSLFGGSASSKDDHGVPGRVRVAVRLRPRNAEESAADADFADCVELQPELKRLKLRKNNWDTDTYEFDEVLTEYASQKRVYEVVAKPVVESVLDGYNGTVMAYGQTGTGKTFTLGRLGEEDTSDRGIMVRSMEDILADISLENDSVSVSYLQLYMETLQDLLDPANDNIPIVEDPKTGDVSVPKATVVDIKDQLSFLELLRVGEAHRIAANTKLNTESSRSHAILMVNVKRCVMGSEDHVSIENGDSSHLTKPSRPLVRKSKLVVVDLAGSERIQKSGSEGHMLEEAKCINLSLSALGKCINSLAENSSHVPFRDSKLTRLLRDSFGGSARTSLIVTIGPSPRHRGETSSTILFGQRAMKVENMLKIKEEFDYKSLSRKLEIQVDMLIAQSERQNKTLQDEVERLNLEAEKRISEVERNFADALEKERRKCQMDYMEAVKKLEEKLVSNQKQDHEGMANGKRSGEEASAVQELLRKETQLRKEAEKEVENLKSQLALFTQSEAGGTAEIVRVHKMLEEEAQHKKKLEEEIVVLRSQLLQLNFEAEQMRSCFDRAGPANGYSSADSSMSSVRHSYPRDVGNGPKAPVSTLFEQVGLQKILSLLESEDANVRIHAVKVVANLAAEETNQKRIVEAGGLTSLLMLLRSFEDETVRRVAAGAIANLAMNEANQEHIMVQGGISLLATTAADADDAQTLRMVAGAIANLCGNDKLQTNLRTEGGIKALLGIVRCGHPDVLSQVARGIANFAKCESRACTQGIKSGRSILIEDGALPWIVQNANDEAAPIRRHIELALCHLAQHEVNAKDMISGGALWELVRISRDCSREDIRTLARRILNSSPTFRAELRRLRIDY